Proteins encoded in a region of the Nostoc sp. UHCC 0926 genome:
- a CDS encoding strawberry notch family protein, whose protein sequence is MNPPFSASPKINSRNADATPRHINSALQRLVDGGRLVTITANWFSPANPSWRETFLKWHDKARVLLSVGVNGKVYSKHGTTMETRITVIDKVPADNPSDIPCIPQTLDLPELLALIEQLPERSPWERSDVKAAAVIAKVVQLPKRTTVAQPETVSFLPDDVVVLEYEVVEWSATEGLKDTLYKTYRPQRIRIKDALPHPSLLCESAALALVSPPAPTYKPHLPQNIVAQGLLSEAQLESVIYAGLAHSEFLSGSYIVDDSLDNVTVVAQGEENAVKFRRGWFLGDGTGCGKGRQIAGIILDNWCQGRRKAIWISKSAALIEDARRDWCALGGSEKDIIDLGNIKLGDPIPFTQGILFCTYSTLRSQKNGKSRLKQIIEWAGIDFEGAIAYDEGSNAIL, encoded by the coding sequence ATGAATCCACCTTTCTCCGCATCTCCCAAAATCAACAGTCGCAACGCTGATGCAACCCCTCGCCACATCAACTCGGCATTACAAAGACTGGTTGACGGTGGACGGCTGGTAACAATCACAGCCAATTGGTTCTCTCCGGCTAACCCAAGCTGGCGAGAGACTTTCCTTAAGTGGCACGATAAAGCGCGAGTTCTACTGTCTGTTGGGGTCAACGGCAAAGTGTACTCGAAACACGGGACGACGATGGAAACCCGGATTACGGTAATTGATAAAGTCCCGGCTGATAATCCCAGCGACATCCCCTGTATTCCACAAACGCTGGATCTGCCCGAACTGCTGGCATTGATTGAGCAATTACCTGAGCGATCTCCGTGGGAACGCTCAGATGTCAAAGCTGCTGCGGTGATCGCAAAAGTTGTTCAATTGCCGAAACGTACTACAGTTGCACAACCCGAAACAGTTTCCTTTCTTCCAGACGACGTAGTAGTGTTGGAATATGAAGTTGTCGAGTGGTCTGCTACTGAAGGACTCAAAGATACTTTATATAAAACCTATCGCCCACAACGTATCCGAATCAAGGACGCTTTACCCCATCCCTCGTTACTTTGCGAGAGTGCAGCCCTAGCACTTGTCTCACCACCAGCCCCAACTTATAAACCACATCTGCCACAAAACATTGTCGCACAAGGATTGTTATCTGAAGCACAACTGGAAAGTGTGATTTACGCAGGTCTTGCACATTCAGAGTTTCTATCCGGTTCATACATTGTTGATGATTCGCTTGATAATGTGACTGTAGTAGCTCAGGGCGAAGAAAACGCTGTCAAGTTCCGTCGCGGTTGGTTCCTTGGGGACGGGACAGGTTGTGGTAAAGGCAGACAAATTGCCGGGATTATTCTGGATAACTGGTGTCAGGGACGACGCAAGGCAATCTGGATTTCCAAAAGTGCCGCACTCATAGAAGATGCCCGACGCGATTGGTGTGCGCTCGGAGGTAGTGAAAAAGATATCATTGACCTGGGCAACATCAAGCTAGGCGACCCCATCCCTTTCACCCAAGGGATTCTGTTCTGCACGTACTCAACTCTACGTTCTCAAAAGAACGGCAAAAGTAGGCTTAAGCAAATCATTGAATGGGCTGGCATTGACTTTGAGGGAGCGATCGCCTATGACGAGGGGAGCAACGCGATTTTGTGA
- a CDS encoding 2,3-bisphosphoglycerate-dependent phosphoglycerate mutase — translation MAKLILIRHGQSTWNAANRFSGWVDVPLSHLGRLEAIAAAKKIRNYRIDVCFTSLLVRAIETSAICLTECEKTCAGKSPVFKHNASDHHWHGWDNYEGDKSQEIPIFMCAKLDERYYGNLQGLNKAQTTEKFGEDMVHEWRRSFVKRPPGGESLEDTAKRTIPFFQNRIFPHIKDGDNVLVSAHGNSLRSIIMYIDNLSIEEIPNLELATSVPIVYDINEQGKVTSSVII, via the coding sequence ATGGCAAAACTCATTCTAATTCGTCACGGTCAAAGTACTTGGAATGCAGCTAACCGATTTAGCGGCTGGGTTGATGTCCCCCTGAGTCATCTAGGTCGCCTTGAGGCGATTGCGGCGGCAAAAAAAATTAGAAATTATCGAATTGACGTGTGTTTTACTAGCCTACTGGTTCGTGCCATTGAGACAAGTGCTATTTGTCTAACTGAATGTGAAAAAACTTGCGCTGGTAAAAGCCCTGTATTCAAACATAACGCCTCAGATCACCATTGGCATGGTTGGGATAACTATGAAGGAGATAAAAGTCAGGAAATTCCTATTTTTATGTGTGCAAAACTTGATGAGCGCTATTACGGTAATTTACAGGGATTAAACAAAGCTCAAACCACAGAAAAGTTCGGTGAAGACATGGTGCATGAATGGCGGCGTTCATTTGTCAAACGACCACCAGGAGGAGAAAGTCTTGAAGACACTGCCAAAAGGACGATTCCATTTTTTCAAAATCGAATCTTTCCCCATATAAAAGATGGAGATAACGTCCTGGTTTCTGCCCACGGCAATTCTCTACGGTCAATTATCATGTATATAGATAACCTTAGTATTGAAGAAATACCCAACCTGGAACTTGCGACTAGTGTTCCGATTGTGTATGACATTAATGAGCAAGGAAAAGTAACAAGTTCTGTAATCATCTAG
- a CDS encoding transposase — protein MVSILAHAQNLVYTLLSLMPSTYQQENLEAMLGLFLQSEGYPLPEHSKSKSASALSRFLNIYNWSTISVIRTTRNRVIKEILSQRTLGRKPFLQVIIDLTTLEKFGKFKGFENLIRVYNGKRGLHLVVVYLVVGRWRVPWSFRVWKGKGTPSPAQLGLKMVKCLPKKLTKHFQVMVLVDTAFGSVEFIHGVRKRKYHIIAGIACTRKLIDGRCVAQLHKRGQQLRLRGLKFPVYVSWYYFKRDDGKYVKRFVISTKALKASTISWWGKRRWRIEGWFKTAKHRFGLHRFGQGTLLGVYRCLVLSLISYILAHWAYLSTAIASTNLPDWGQAAEIAFQTIFPQLVVLLLLQDIERLRELALSQGIDIQISRCKI, from the coding sequence ATGGTTTCAATTCTTGCCCACGCCCAAAATTTAGTTTACACCTTGCTGTCATTGATGCCTTCTACTTACCAACAAGAAAATCTTGAAGCAATGTTGGGATTGTTCTTGCAGTCAGAGGGGTATCCTCTACCTGAGCACAGTAAAAGTAAGTCAGCCAGCGCCTTAAGTCGATTTCTCAACATCTACAATTGGTCAACTATAAGTGTAATTCGTACCACCCGTAACCGTGTTATTAAGGAGATTTTGTCGCAGCGGACTTTAGGACGTAAACCATTTCTACAAGTGATTATTGACCTAACAACTCTGGAAAAGTTTGGCAAGTTTAAGGGATTTGAAAATTTAATCCGCGTATACAACGGAAAACGAGGTTTACACTTGGTTGTGGTGTATTTGGTTGTAGGTCGGTGGCGAGTTCCCTGGAGTTTTCGCGTCTGGAAGGGAAAAGGGACTCCGTCCCCGGCACAATTGGGACTAAAAATGGTCAAATGCTTGCCCAAAAAACTAACAAAGCACTTCCAGGTGATGGTTCTTGTAGATACAGCCTTTGGTAGTGTGGAATTTATACACGGTGTCCGAAAGCGGAAATACCATATAATTGCTGGGATCGCTTGTACCCGTAAGTTAATAGATGGGCGCTGTGTTGCTCAACTACATAAACGTGGACAACAACTTCGCTTGAGGGGTTTGAAATTTCCTGTCTATGTATCCTGGTACTATTTTAAACGTGATGATGGTAAATATGTCAAACGATTTGTCATTTCAACCAAAGCTCTCAAAGCTAGTACTATTTCTTGGTGGGGTAAACGACGGTGGCGAATAGAGGGTTGGTTTAAAACTGCGAAACACCGTTTCGGGTTACATCGGTTTGGGCAGGGGACACTTTTAGGCGTTTATCGTTGCTTGGTATTGTCCCTGATTTCTTATATTTTGGCACACTGGGCTTATTTATCCACAGCGATCGCTTCTACAAACCTACCTGATTGGGGACAAGCAGCAGAAATCGCATTCCAAACTATATTTCCACAATTGGTAGTGTTACTTCTTTTACAAGACATTGAACGCCTGAGAGAACTGGCACTTAGTCAAGGAATTGACATTCAAATTTCCAGGTGCAAGATATGA
- a CDS encoding transposase, which translates to MDKQFHLKCCRESVRKTLKDLGFSWKKARKLLNNANTQKRAQTVKEALSVLQINLELLPGYSPDFMPVEHLWQWLRENVTYHTCYQSSTELIERVHLFEQDINSNPFEISVGVARRRHRLWVKNHLEEDEEKLRVST; encoded by the coding sequence ATTGACAAGCAATTCCATCTCAAATGTTGCCGTGAGTCAGTACGTAAAACTCTCAAAGATTTAGGATTTTCATGGAAAAAGGCGCGTAAACTATTAAACAATGCCAATACCCAGAAACGGGCGCAGACTGTAAAAGAAGCATTGTCAGTTTTACAAATAAACTTGGAACTCTTACCTGGTTACAGCCCTGATTTTATGCCTGTCGAACACCTGTGGCAGTGGCTACGTGAAAATGTTACTTATCATACATGCTATCAATCTTCTACAGAACTGATTGAACGGGTTCATTTATTTGAACAAGATATTAATTCCAACCCCTTTGAAATTAGCGTAGGCGTAGCCCGCCGCAGGCATCGCCTATGGGTGAAAAATCATCTTGAAGAAGATGAGGAAAAACTACGGGTTTCAACGTAG
- a CDS encoding double zinc ribbon domain-containing protein — protein sequence MDNTPQPQESLAEYVKRIRTSLSLSQTELALKAGIHLQSLGKIERGMTTKLNSKSQRGLAVALQVPSEYLDAVVRGVALRASDVLKFCPHCWQPGTTLEDIWLSPRSKFCFLCGTGLRNSCASCNEPITSVKFRFCPYCGFPYKESVNSDVT from the coding sequence ATGGATAACACCCCTCAACCCCAAGAATCGTTGGCAGAGTACGTTAAAAGAATACGCACCAGCCTTTCGTTAAGTCAAACTGAACTGGCCCTAAAGGCAGGGATTCATCTTCAAAGCCTGGGTAAAATTGAACGAGGGATGACGACTAAGCTTAATAGCAAAAGTCAACGTGGGCTGGCTGTCGCATTGCAGGTTCCATCTGAGTACCTGGATGCGGTTGTCCGTGGGGTTGCTCTTAGGGCATCAGATGTTCTCAAATTTTGTCCCCACTGTTGGCAGCCTGGAACAACGCTTGAAGATATTTGGTTGTCGCCGCGCTCCAAGTTCTGTTTTTTGTGCGGGACTGGGTTACGTAATAGTTGCGCTTCGTGTAACGAACCGATTACGTCGGTGAAATTCCGCTTCTGTCCTTACTGTGGTTTTCCCTATAAGGAGTCTGTTAATTCTGATGTGACTTGA
- a CDS encoding tyrosine-type recombinase/integrase, with protein MTTTLAQVTTAFLSRDGLAASTFKSYEQTLLSLLKEHGKTPIELVDRQLLKDYLQSKDNLNYTTHNRHQAIISALFNFAVDSGYIQSNPASRLSRRKPERERGEHKTDEIIRYLTPSQLDILYDLVKKSNARLETVVRLLHRSGARIGELLSLELAHINMEQRKFQVVGKGNKQRWCFYSEDAEIALQDYIRYYRHSESRALFTAQHPTTKVITPVSYEAVSADWRKVINQSHELKGIRLHDLRHTFATERVGLMAIEELRALMGHENIQTTLRYQKITSSRAELVAKSALNNLVNNI; from the coding sequence ATGACAACCACATTAGCACAAGTCACTACAGCATTCCTCTCACGAGATGGATTAGCTGCTAGTACATTTAAATCTTACGAACAAACGCTACTATCTTTGCTCAAAGAGCATGGTAAAACACCTATAGAATTAGTAGACCGTCAACTGCTTAAGGATTACCTTCAAAGCAAAGATAACTTAAACTACACAACACATAATCGCCATCAAGCGATAATCAGCGCTTTATTTAATTTTGCTGTAGATTCCGGCTACATTCAATCAAACCCAGCCAGCCGTTTAAGTCGGAGGAAACCGGAACGAGAACGGGGAGAACACAAGACAGACGAGATAATACGCTATCTCACGCCATCACAGTTAGACATTTTGTATGACTTAGTAAAAAAATCTAACGCCAGACTGGAGACGGTAGTCCGCTTGCTGCATCGAAGTGGAGCCAGGATTGGAGAATTACTCTCCCTAGAGTTGGCGCACATAAATATGGAGCAACGTAAATTCCAGGTAGTGGGTAAAGGCAATAAGCAACGCTGGTGTTTTTATAGTGAAGATGCAGAAATTGCTTTACAGGACTATATAAGATATTATCGTCACTCTGAATCCAGAGCATTATTCACCGCCCAGCATCCAACGACCAAAGTTATAACGCCAGTAAGTTATGAAGCAGTGAGTGCAGACTGGAGAAAAGTAATTAACCAAAGCCATGAACTCAAAGGCATTCGTCTGCATGACCTGCGGCATACATTTGCGACTGAACGGGTAGGATTGATGGCAATTGAGGAGCTACGAGCGCTGATGGGGCATGAAAATATTCAAACCACTTTACGCTACCAGAAAATCACATCTTCACGAGCAGAATTAGTAGCTAAGTCTGCTTTAAATAACTTAGTCAATAATATATAA
- a CDS encoding IS630 family transposase (programmed frameshift), translating into MAKSYSYDLRQKVIQAIELDGLKKSEVSELFNISRNTINLWLQRRARTGDFQANNKKTPRSDRKITDWQKFRSFVKMHGDKTQKEMAELWEDDISQRTISRALHKIGFTRKKTYGYSERDELKRQKFLEQLASWSSTEIVYVDESGMDNRDDYGYGWNERGERFYDFKSGQRKGRVNIIAALCNQRLFAPFTVEGACNRTVFETWLESCLIPSLTPGQVVIMDNATFHKGGNIENLITTAGCFLIYLPPYSPDLNKIEKYWSWLKSRIRKQIENFDNLRTTIEYVLRLAS; encoded by the exons ATGGCTAAATCCTATAGTTATGATTTACGTCAAAAAGTGATTCAAGCAATTGAATTAGACGGCTTGAAAAAAAGCGAGGTGAGTGAACTGTTTAACATCAGTCGTAATACGATCAATTTATGGCTACAGCGCAGGGCTAGAACAGGAGATTTTCAAGCAAACAACAAAAAAACACCCAGAAGCGATCGCAAAATAACTGATTGGCAGAAATTTCGTTCTTTTGTAAAAATGCATGGAGATAAAACCCAGAAAGAAATGGCTGAACTTTGGGAAGATGATATTAGTCAGAGGACTATCTCAAGAGCATTGCACAAAATTGGATTTACGCGA AAAAAGACTTATGGTTACAGCGAACGCGATGAACTCAAAAGACAAAAGTTTTTAGAACAATTAGCTAGTTGGTCTTCAACAGAAATAGTTTATGTAGACGAATCAGGAATGGATAACCGTGATGATTACGGTTACGGATGGAATGAGCGAGGTGAACGCTTTTATGATTTCAAATCGGGACAACGTAAAGGAAGAGTTAATATAATTGCTGCTTTGTGTAACCAACGCTTATTTGCACCATTTACTGTAGAAGGAGCGTGTAACCGAACAGTATTTGAGACTTGGCTCGAATCATGCTTAATTCCGAGCCTAACTCCTGGACAGGTTGTGATAATGGATAATGCAACTTTTCACAAAGGAGGAAACATTGAAAATTTAATTACGACAGCTGGATGCTTTCTTATTTACTTACCTCCCTATTCACCTGATTTAAACAAAATTGAAAAATATTGGTCATGGCTCAAGAGTCGAATTCGCAAGCAGATAGAAAACTTCGATAATCTAAGAACTACGATAGAGTATGTCTTGCGTTTAGCGTCCTAA